Genomic DNA from Caballeronia sp. TF1N1:
AGTAGCCCATCACGTCGAGCATCGGCAGTTTGACGTGTGCGCCGCGGCCGGTCTTTTCGCGCTCCAGCAGCGCGGCCAGAATGGCTTGCGCGCCGAATACGCCGGTTACCTTGTCGACCATGTTGAAGGGCGTCACGGACGGCTTGCCGTTGCGGCCTTCGGCAGCGACGATGCCCGTGCGGCCCTGAATCAGCGAATCGAAGGCGGGCGCGTTGGCGAGCGCGCCGGTATCGCCGAAACCGTTGATCGACAGGCGCACCAGACGCGGGTTCAGTTCGGCCAGCACATCCTGACCCAGACCGAGCGATGCCGCCACGCGCGGCCGCCAGTTCTCCACCAGCACATCGGCCTGTGCGAGCAGATTCTTGAGGCGCGCGACGCCTTCCGCCGTCTTCAGATCGATGACCACGCTGCGCTTGCCGCGATTGGCATTGGTCCACGACGCGCCGTAGCCATCGCGGTTATGGCCGAACTTGCGAAAGCCGTCGCCGCCGGGCGGCTCGACCTTGATGACGTCGGCGCCGAGATCGGACAGCATCATCGAGGCGAACGGGCCGGTCAGAAAACTCGATGTTTCGACGACGACCACGCCGTCGAGCGGACGGCCGGCGGTGTCGTGGGCGCGGGTTGGGGTTTCAGGCATCACATCTCCGTTTCGGCAAACGATCGAACCATCGACCACCAGATCGATTGTTCGTCTCTTTTTTCATTGGATCAACCAATGACATTTCCATCGCTATGTTGAGCGGCATGCGGCGCGATGTCAAGCGCGTCAAGTTCACCAAGGTCCGCGCAAACAAAAACGGCCGGCAGAATCTGCC
This window encodes:
- a CDS encoding CaiB/BaiF CoA-transferase family protein: MPETPTRAHDTAGRPLDGVVVVETSSFLTGPFASMMLSDLGADVIKVEPPGGDGFRKFGHNRDGYGASWTNANRGKRSVVIDLKTAEGVARLKNLLAQADVLVENWRPRVAASLGLGQDVLAELNPRLVRLSINGFGDTGALANAPAFDSLIQGRTGIVAAEGRNGKPSVTPFNMVDKVTGVFGAQAILAALLEREKTGRGAHVKLPMLDVMGYFNFPDMYQHRTFEGDTSAWKPPASQVLETSDGHVVISPANGAQMSKTLNAIERPEWKDEFKQMRDPVAMAEEFFRRVGEVVKTRDTAFWLERFESLDVPAAPVFSLDDYLDDAQVAHNRVFETVASPVGPIRTARYPATFDERRFAARFGPPAIGEHDGEI